A single genomic interval of Lathyrus oleraceus cultivar Zhongwan6 chromosome 7, CAAS_Psat_ZW6_1.0, whole genome shotgun sequence harbors:
- the LOC127100429 gene encoding uncharacterized protein LOC127100429 isoform X18 — protein MPSKESKITGIPGPKSNVSANATTTRSGMLSSGSSKRNQNAHPSLPKNPTPSIPSLSKNPTPSIPRMSKNPTPSISSLSKNPTYVPSIPKVDMADKCSVSRSLTKQAGKLSDTPVSILRPPSRMDQTTHQTGTIKSSGLRKPSPSIGFFSQVKASGSHSLQKSSIPCKPSESNIPKLRKLGTVSVKEARSKIVKGAAKNRTKELSHSDVNSEAIVPIDNKQKAGVEVDFDSSSFEIISKQAEVENILDDVILKSKEQGELHENEIISSMENMVLPTHEKEFLTKSQTHEQLEKDADHTLEKMSDTNELSLSDVKPEAIVQIDNKQMAGVEVDCDSSIFEIISKQAEVENILDDVILKSKEQGELHENEIISSMENMVLPTREKEFLTKSQTHEQLEKEADHTLEKVSDTKELSLSDVKPEAIMQIDNKQMAGVEVDCDSSVFEIISKQAEVENILDDVILKSKEQGELHENEIISSMENMVLPTHEKEFLTKSQTHEQLEKEADHTLEKVSDTKELSLSDVKPEAIVQIDNKQMAGVEVDCDSSVFEIISKQAEVENILDDVILKSKEQGELHENEIISSMENMVLPTHEKEFLTKSQTHEQLEKEADHTLEKVSDTKELSLSDVKPEAIVQIDNKQMPGVEGDCDSSIFEIISKQAEVENILDDVILKSKEQGELHENEIISSMENMVIPTHENELLKKSQTHEQLEKEADHTLDNKLYDVTSNGDRSSYQEPQSTLFPIMQRTSNTVQNTIGQDEDDQIKGPTGDIPPFKESLILQAEFSGEFKGYKSAKTALLNSSLDDFCKTVPEGSKQGTPCKNTEQVNCGADEFGRYEGDAQGHLLNESLIINCKKTTQSNLDAVSQQLQADQPKALNPSGVEEIGPEKENISDMNSSQPVHVTSLFSKGSPENSILGINDASEDESKIIEIKDCQLPVDDQLGFILRSPVDKECDQVIDSKAIRDRTPEFELDRLSENCITVSASSLADDNNINEDSYLPGFQKSSAVVAVNSQDVHLDSDFLPKVIVSSTEIKEQNLVEDAFEGCGFHSNEHNATNHHIEDMSVNIEGNHDVDGKVELLQINDVDEKAEFLQINDVDEKMELLQINDVEDGNHDVDEKVELLQINDVEDGNHVVLQIKDVDEKVELLQINDVEDENHDVDEKVELLQINGAEDGNRDVDEKVELLQINDVDEMVELLQINDVDEKVELLQLNDVEDGNHDVDEKVELLQINGAEDGNRDVDEKVELLQINGAEDKNRDVDEKVELLQINNVDEKVELLQINDVEDGNHDVDEKVELLRINGAEDGNCDLDENVDLLQINDVDEKVEHLQINDVDEKVEILQINDVEDGNHDVDGKVELLQIIGAEDGNRDLDEKVELLQINDVDEKVELLQINDVDEKVEILQINDVEDGNHDVDKKVELLQINGAEDGNHDVDEKVELLQINGADDGNCDVDEKVELLQINDVDEKVELLQINDVEDGNHDVDEKVELLQINGAEDGNHDVEDKVELLQINDAEEGLSDILPLVETQLNMNFFSSEFDSSIEVSEDPFSTAVSLICEKQCSLSENSKLLSSDMLVNKDGNQGVDEKVELLQINGAEEGSLDISPSVEIQLENVISAEFDSSTKVSEDPCLLSEKSKLLASENSIFNATIPQGSEVSSMKLNENAISAELGSSIDVSEGPCLLSEKSKLLASENSIFNATIPEGSEVSSVKLNRNAISADLDSSIQVSEGPFTSAVAWKSEEQCLLSEKSKLLDSDNSIFIETILQGNEVGSVNSESLSDAAVTTVFENDKSPNTDMASQSKDKIDFPEEDNGKIIHLEIDATKTKQEVPIAKPPLNVAPFTEEWLAAIEAAGEEILMMKSGAVQNSPPDKVQNEPNPWSPVKKNQEIGPFDCTKITKHNIQSSDPS, from the exons ATGCCGAGTAAAGAGTCAAAAATCACTGGGATACCAGGACCAAAATCCAATGTTTCTGCAAATGCAACTACCACTAGGAGTGGAATGTTGAGCTCAGGTTCCTCAAAAAGAAATCAGAATGCACATCCTA GCCTGCCAAAAAATCCTACGCCAAGCATCCCTAGCCTATCAAAAAATCCTACGCCAAGCATCCCTCGCATGTCAAAAAATCCTACACCAAGCATCTCTAGCCTGTCAAAAAATCCTACATATGTTCCAAGCATCCCTAAAGTTGATATGGCTGACAAGTGTTCTGTTAGTAGAAGTCTTACCAAGCAGGCTGGAAAACTTTCG GATACCCCAGTTTCCATACTACGTCCACCATCCAGAATGGATCAAACAACGCATCAAACAGGGACAATAAAATCATCAGGCCTACGGAAGCCATCTCCCTCCATTGGTTTCTTTTCTCAG GTAAAAGCTTCCGGTTCACACAGCTTGCAGAAAAGCTCCATACCCTGCAAACCTTCAGAGAGTAACATTCCTAAACTAAGGAAGTTGGGAACAGTTTCTGTTAAAGAAGCAAGGTCCAAAATTGTCAAAGGGGCAGCAAAGAATCGTACTAAGGAATTAAGCCATTCAGATGTCAACTCAGAAGCAATTGTGCCAATAGACAATAAGCAGAAGGCTGGTGTAGAAGTGGATTTTGATTCTTCTAGTTTTGAAATAATAAGTAAGCAAGCAGAGGTTGAAAACATTCTTGATGATGTCATCTTAAAATCTAAGGAGCAAGGAGAACTACATGAAAATGAGATCATTTCAAGCATGGAGAACATGGTATTACCTACACATGAAAAGGAATTTCTTACGAAGAGTCAGACACACGAGCAGTTGGAGAAAGACGCTGACCACACTCTGGAGAAAATGTCAGACACTAATGAATTAAGCCTTTCAGATGTCAAGCCAGAAGCAATCGTGCAAATAGACAATAAGCAGATGGCTGGTGTAGAAGTGGATTGTGATTCTTCGATTTTTGAAATAATAAGTAAGCAAGCAGAGGTTGAAAACATTCTTGATGATGTCATCTTAAAATCCAAGGAACAAGGAGAACTACATGAAAATGAGATCATTTCTAGCATGGAGAACATGGTATTACCTACACGTGAAAAGGAATTTCTTACAAAGAGTCAGACACATGAGCAGTTGGAGAAAGAGGCTGACCACACTCTGGAGAAAGTGTCAGACACTAAGGAATTAAGCCTTTCAGACGTCAAGCCAGAAGCAATCATGCAAATAGACAATAAGCAGATGGCTGGTGTAGAAGTGGATTGTGATTCTTCGGTTTTTGAAATAATAAGTAAGCAAGCAGAGGTTGAAAACATTCTTGATGATGTCATCTTAAAATCTAAGGAGCAAGGAGAACTACATGAAAATGAGATCATTTCAAGCATGGAGAACATGGTATTACCTACACATGAAAAGGAATTTCTTACGAAGAGTCAGACACATGAGCAGTTGGAGAAAGAGGCTGACCACACTCTGGAGAAAGTGTCAGACACTAAGGAATTAAGCCTTTCAGATGTCAAGCCAGAAGCAATCGTGCAAATAGACAATAAGCAGATGGCTGGTGTAGAAGTGGATTGTGATTCTTCGGTTTTTGAAATAATAAGTAAGCAAGCAGAGGTTGAAAACATTCTTGATGATGTTATCTTAAAATCCAAGGAACAAGGAGAACTACATGAAAATGAGATCATTTCTAGCATGGAGAACATGGTATTACCTACACATGAAAAGGAATTTCTTACAAAGAGTCAGACACATGAGCAGTTGGAGAAAGAGGCTGACCACACTCTGGAGAAAGTGTCAGACACTAAGGAATTAAGCCTTTCAGATGTCAAGCCAGAAGCAATCGTGCAAATAGACAATAAGCAGATGCCTGGTGTAGAAGGGGATTGTGATTCTTCGATTTTTGAAATAATAAGTAAGCAAGCAGAGGTTGAAAACATTCTTGATGATGTCATCTTAAAATCCAAGGAGCAAGGAGAACTACATGAAAATGAGATCATTTCTAGCATGGAGAACATGGTAATACCTACACATGAGAATGAACTTCTTAAAAAGAGTCAGACACATGAGCAGTTGGAGAAAGAGGCCGACCACACTCTGGATAACAAGTTATATGATGTTACGTCAAATGGGGACCGGTCTTCATATCAGGAACCACAGTCTACGCTCTTTCCTATCATGCAGAGAACTTCTAATACTGTGCAGAATACCATAGGACAAGATGAAGATGATCAAATCAAAGGGCCCACCGGTGACATTCCGCCTTTCAAGGAAAGTTTGATACTACAGGCAGAGTTTTCAGGAGAGTTTAAGGGATACAAGAGTGCCAAGACTGCACTTTTAAATTCTAGCCTTGATGATTTTTGCAAAACTGTCCCCGAAGGATCTAAACAAGGAACCCCGTGTAAGAATACTGAACAGGTAAATTGTGGTGCTGATGAATTTGGTAGATATGAAGGAGATGCACAGGGGCATTTATTGAACGAGAGTCTCATAATCAATTGCAAAAAAACCACCCAAAGTAATTTAGACGCAGTTAGTCAGCAGTTACAGGCAGACCAACCCAAGGCTCTAAATCCTAGTGGTGTAGAAGAAATTGGACCGGAAAAAGAAAATATCTCTGATATGAACAGTTCTCAGCCAGTTCATGTGACGAGCTTATTTTCCAAAGGTTCTCCTGAAAATTCCATACTAGGAATCAATGACGCTTCTGAGGATGAATCTAAAATAATTGAGATCAAAGACTGTCAGCTTCCTGTAGATGATCAATTAGGTTTCATCCTGAGAAGCCCAGTGGATAAGGAATGTGACCAGGTTATTGACTCAAAAGCAATCCGTGATAGAACTCCGGAGTTTGAATTGGATAGGTTGAGTGAAAATTGTATAACTGTTTCAGCATCTTCATTGGCAGATGATAATAACATAAATGAAGATTCCTATCTTCCTGGGTTTCAAAAGTCTAGTGCTGTTGTTGCTGTAAATTCCCAGGATGTTCACTTGGATAGTGACTTTCTGCCAAAAGTTATTGTTTCATCTACAGAAATCAAGGAGCAAAATTTAGTTGAGGATGCATTTGAAGGATGCGGGTTCCATAGCAATGAGCACAATGCTACCAATCATCATATTGAAGATATGTCTGTAAACATAGAGGGAAATCATGATGTCGATGGAAAGGTGGAACTTCTGCAAATCAATGATGTGGATGAAAAGGCGGAATTTTTGCAAATCAATGATGTGGATGAAAAGATGGAACTCTTGCAAATCAATGATGTAGAAGATGGAAATCATGATGTGGATGAAAAGGTGGAACTTTTGCAAATCAATGATGTAGAAGATGGAAATCATGTTGTGTTGCAAATCAAGGATGTGGATGAAAAGGTGGAACTTTTGCAAATCAATGATGTAGAAGATGAAAATCATGATGTGGATGAAAAGGTGGAACTCTTGCAAATCAATGGTGCAGAAGATGGAAATCGTGATGTGGACGAAAAGGTGGAACTTTTGCAAATAAATGATGTGGACGAAATGGTGGAACTTTTGCAAATCAATGATGTGGATGAAAAGGTGGAACTTTTGCAACTCAATGATGTAGAAGATGGAAATCATGACGTGGATGAAAAGGTGGAACTCTTGCAAATCAACGGGGCGGAAGATGGAAATCGTGATGTGGATGAAAAGGTGGAACTTTTGCAAATCAATGGTGCAGAAGATAAAAATCGTGATGTGGATGAAAAGGTGGAACTTTTGCAAATCAATAATGTAGATGAAAAGGTGGAACTTTTGCAAATCAATGATGTGGAAGATGGAAATCATGATGTGGATGAAAAGGTGGAACTCTTGCGAATCAATGGTGCAGAAGATGGAAATTGTGATTTGGATGAAAATGTGGATCTTTTGCAGATCAATGATGTGGATGAAAAGGTGGAACATTTGCAAATCAATGATGTGGATGAAAAGGTGGAAATTTTGCAAATCAATGATGTAGAAGATGGAAATCATGATGTGGATGGAAAGGTGGAACTCTTGCAAATCATTGGTGCAGAAGATGGAAATCGTGATTTGGATGAAAAGGTGGAACTTTTGCAAATCAATGATGTGGATGAAAAGGTGGAACTTTTGCAAATTAATGATGTGGATGAAAAGGTGGAAATTTTGCAAATCAATGATGTAGAAGATGGAAATCATGACGTGGATAAAAAG GTGGAACTCTTGCAAATCAATGGTGCAGAAGATGGAAATCATGATGTGGATGAAAAGGTGGAACTGTTGCAAATCAATGGTGCAGACGATGGAAATTGTGATGTGGACGAAAAGGTGGAACTTTTGCAAATCAATGATGTGGATGAAAAGGTGGAACTTTTGCAAATCAACGATGTAGAAGATGGAAATCATGATGTGGATGAAAAGGTGGAACTCTTGCAAATCAATGGTGCAGAAGATGGAAATCATGATGTGGAAGACAAGGTTGAACTTTTGCAAATCAATGATGCTGAAGAAGGTTTGTCGGATATACTGCCTTTAGTTGAAACTCAACTCAATATGAACTTTTTTTCTTCTGAATTTGACTCTTCTATTGAAGTGAGTGAAGATCCCTTTTCAACTGCAGTTTCTTTGATATGTGAGAAGCAGTGTAGTTTAAGTGAAAATTCAAAGTTACTAAGTTCAGATATGCTTGTAAACAAAGATGGAAATCAAGGTGTCGATGAAAAAGTGGAACTTTTGCAAATCAACGGTGCAGAAGAAGGTTCATTAGATATATCTCCTTCAGTTGAAATTCAACTCGAGAATGTTATTTCTGCTGAATTTGATTCTTCTACTAAAGTGAGTGAAGATCCATGTCTTTTAAgtgaaaaatcaaaattattAGCTTCAGAGAATTCAATCTTCAATGCAACAATCCCACAAGGCAGCGAAGTTAGTTCAATGAAACTCAATGAGAACGCTATTTCTGCTGAATTAGGTTCTTCTATTGATGTGAGTGAAGGCCCCTGTCTTTTAAgtgaaaaatcaaaattattAGCTTCAGAGAATTCAATCTTCAACGCAACAATCCCAGAAGGCAGCGAAGTTAGTTCAGTGAAACTCAATAGGAATGCTATTTCTGCTGATTTAGATTCTTCTATTCAAGTGAGTGAAGGCCCCTTTACTAGTGCAGTTGCTTGGAAATCTGAGGAGCAATGTCTTTTAAGTGAAAAATCGAAGTTACTAGATTCAGATAATTCAATCTTCATTGAAACAATCCTACAAGGTAATGAAGTTGGTTCAGTGAACAGTGAAAGTTTATCAGATGCAGCTGTAACTACTGTCTTTGAGAATGATAAGTCTCCTAATACTGACATGGCAAGTCAGTCAAAAGACAAAATCGACTTTCCAGAAGAAGACAACGGCAAAATAATTCATCT CGAAATAGATGCAACTAAAACCAAGCAGGAAGTTCCGATAGCGAAGCCTCCACTGAATGTTGCTCCCTTTACTGAGGAATGGTTAGCTGCAATAGAAGCAGCTGGAGAG GAGATTTTAATGATGAAGAGTGGCGCTGTACAAAACTCTCCTCCTGACAAAGTCCAGAATGAACCGAACCCTTGGTCACCG GtgaagaaaaatcaagagatTGGACCATTTGATTGTACTAAAATAACCAAACATAACATCCAGAGTTCCGATCCATCGTGA